The following proteins come from a genomic window of Triticum aestivum cultivar Chinese Spring chromosome 6A, IWGSC CS RefSeq v2.1, whole genome shotgun sequence:
- the LOC123131756 gene encoding receptor-like protein EIX2, whose protein sequence is MSMVKYPMDTLQFSCIQIAIALLLFTQAKSTTEDTPAVHLNDAIPSCVASERSALLAFRAGLSDPANLLSSWKGDDCCWWKGVYCSNTTGHVVELDLQGTYCKTADWSTPVLAGNISSSLLGLKHIQYLDLSCNRFDKIQIPDFIGSLDKLRYLDLSDSMFIGKIPPQLGNLSNLQYLFLASSRWNVGYYSFYNGTYSTDITWLSQLTILEYLDMTLVNLSTIIHWLPVVNMLPTLKFLRLFACQLRTCPDSLQLSNLTSIETLDLSENDFHKRSRPNWFWDLTSLKYLDISENGFYGPFPDEIGNMTAIVELDFIENNLVGMIPSSMKNLCNLEKLSSAGNNMNGSITKLFHRLPNCSWNKLQGLFLGESNLTGSLPSAPVQRLSNLSQLYLAHNSLTGHVPLWIGELTKLKSLVLISNNLDGVIHEGHLSRLENLKELVLSDNSIAIRVSPKWVPPFSLEYIHLRSCQLGPKFPTWLRWQTHASSLDISNTSISDMIPDWFWISASSVKFLNIQNNQITGALPSTMEFISGKEMDFSSNQLGGPIPKLPINITGLDLSQNNLVGPLPLDFGAPRLETLLLYNNMISGAIPSSFCKLRSLQLLDLSGNNLNGSITNCLVNESNTNMTGLSITNLSLRNNNLSGAFPLLLQKCTRLIFLDLSNNQFSGTLPAWIGEKLLSLSFLRLRSNMFYGHIPVELTKLVTLQYLDLAYNNISGSIPRSISNCTGMAQTRGNSDNLRYAFNYISGVNDNVLVVYSENFTVLTKGQERLYTGEIIYMVNLDLSCNSITGEIPAEIGALVALKNLNLSWNNFIRKIPGNIGALIQVESLDLSHNDLSGEIPSNLSALTSLSRLNLSYNNLRGKIPTGNQLQTLEDPESIYIGNPGLCGPPLSWNCPEPELVPSTRDREHQEDGSSDMVLLLFVIGSGYVMGLWVVFCTFLFKRRWSAAWYLLCDSLYDRVYLQVAVTWASLRGKING, encoded by the coding sequence ATGTCCATGGTAAAGTATCCAATGGACACACTTCAGTTCTCCTGCATCCAAATAGCCATAGCCTTGCTCTTGTTCACTCAAGCCAAGAGCACCACAGAGGACACACCTGCGGTGCATCTGAATGACGCGATCCCCAGCTGTGTTGCTAGTGAGAGGTCCGCCCTTCTTGCCTTCAGGGCAGGTCTATCAGACCCTGCCAACCTCCTTTCATCATGGAAGGGTGACGACTGCTGCTGGTGGAAGGGCGTCTATTGCAGCAACACAACCGGCCATGTTGTCGAGCTGGATCTCCAAGGCACTTATTGCAAAACTGCAGATTGGAGTACGCCGGTGCTAGCGGGCAACATAAGCTCCTCGTTGCTTGGTTTAAAACATATACAGTATCTCGATCTCAGCTGCAACAGATTCGACAAGATACAGATACCAGACTTCATCGGTTCTCTCGATAAGTTGAGATATCTCGACCTATCAGACTCAATGTTCATTGGGAAGATACCACCACAGCTTGGTAACCTCTCCAACTTACAATACTTATTTCTTGCGTCCTCACGCTGGAATGTTGGTTATTATTCTTTCTATAATGGCACATACTCCACAGATATCACCTGGTTGTCACAGTTAACTATCCTGGAGTACCTGGATATGACCTTGGTGAACCTCAGTACAATTATTCACTGGCTTCCGGTGGTGAACATGCTTCCTACTCTGAAATTTCTTCGTCTTTTCGCTTGCCAACTTAGAACCTGCCCTGATTCTCTTCAGCTCTCAAATCTGACATCTATTGAAACACTCGACCTTTCGGAAAACGACTTCCATAAGCGTAGCAGGCCCAACTGGTTCTGGGATTTAACTAGCCTCAAGTATCTAGATATCTCGGAAAATGGTTTCTATGGCCCGTTTCCAGACGAGATAGGTAATATGACCGCCATTGTGGAGCTTGATTTCATAGAGAATAACCTTGTGGGCATGATACCTTCCAGTATGAAGAACCTATGTAATTTGGAGAAACTGTCTTCTGCTGGCAACAATATGAACGGGAGTATAACAAAATTATTCCATCGATTACCCAATTGTTCATGGAATAAACTACAAGGTTTGTTTCTAGGGGAGAGTAATCTAACTGGAAGCCTGCCATCTGCACCGGTACAAAGATTAAGCAACCTGAGCCAGCTGTATCTCGCTCACAACAGCCTCACTGGTCACGTGCCACTGTGGATAGGAGAGCTCACAAAACTAAAAAGTTTggtccttatctccaacaacctggATGGCGTCATCCATGAAGGCCATTTATCACGTCTTGAGAATTTAAAGGAACTTGTATTGTCAGACAATTCCATAGCCATCAGAGTGAGTCCAAAATGGGTTCCTCCTTTTAGTCTGGAATATATTCACCTTCGTTCCTGTCAGCTAGGGCCCAAGTTTCCAACGTGGCTTAGATGGCAAACACATGCAAGTAGTCTTGATATATCAAACACAAGCATAAGTGACATGATACCGGATTGGTTTTGGATATCAGCTTCCTCAGTAAAGTTTCTGAATATCCAAAATAATCAGATCACAGGAGCCCTACCATCAACAATGGAATTTATATCCGGAAAAGAAATGGATTTCAGTTCTAACCAGCTTGGTGGTCCAATACCTAAGCTTCCCATCAATATAACCGGCCTAGATCTCAGTCAAAACAATTTAGTTGGCCCACTACCATTAGACTTTGGAGCACCAAGACTTGAAACACTTCTTCTATATAACAATATGATCTCCGGCGCCATTCCATCTTCTTTTTGCAAGTTGCGATCATTGCAGTTGTTAGATCTATCAGGAAATAATCTCAATGGGTCAATTACTAATTGCCTAGTCAATGAGTCCAACACAAACATGACAGGTCTGAGTATCACTAATCTAAGCTTAAGAAACAACAACCTCTCAGGTGCATTTCCTTTGCTGCTGCAGAAATGTACACGACTCATCTTTCTTGATCTCAGCAATAATCAGTTCTCTGGGACTTTACCAGCATGGATTGGGGAGAAGCTATTGTCTTTGTCATTCTTACGGTTGAGATCCAATATGTTTTATGGTCACATTCCAGTTGAGCTTACAAAGCTTGTTACTCTGCAATATTTGGACCTTGCATACAACAATATATCAGGGAGCATACCGAGATCTATTAGTAATTGCACAGGCATGGCACAAACAAGAGGCAACTCTGATAATCTTCGGTATGCCTTCAATTATATATCTGGGGTTAATGACAATGTACTAGTTGTCTACAGTGAGAATTTCACAGTACTCACGAAAGGTCAAGAGAGACTATATACAGGAGAAATCATATATATGGTGAATCTTGATTTATCTTGTAATAGTATTACCGGAGAGATCCCTGCAGAAATTGGCGCTCTTGTAGCATTGAAGAACCTGAACTTATCATGGAACAACTTCATCAGAAAAATCCCTGGGAATATTGGCGCCTTAATTCAAGTGGAGTCACTTGACCTATCACACAATGATTTGTCTGGTGAAATCCCTTCGAACTTATCAGCTCTCACGTCACTGAGTCGCTTGAACCTATCCTACAACAATCTGAGAGGAAAGATACCAACAGGAAATCAACTGCAAACACTCGAAGACCCAGAATCTATTTATATCGGCAACCCGGGCCTTTGTGGCCCTCCACTATCGTGGAATTGTCCAGAGCCTGAGCTAGTTCCATCTACTCGagaccgagagcaccaggaagatGGAAGCAGTGACATGGTTTTGCTTTTGTTTGTCATAGGTTCTGGATATGTGATGGGTCTATGGGTGGTCTTCTGCACCTTCTTGTTCAAGAGAAGATGGAGTGCTGCTTGGTACTTGCTCTGTGATAGCCTGTATGACCGGGTTTATCTGCAAGTGGCTGTTACCTGGGCTTCCTTGAGAGGTAAAATTAATGGATAG